The Vibrio crassostreae genomic interval GCTTTTGGCTAAGCCCGAGCAGATGGTTGGATTAGTCCAGTTGAGGACCAGCGGCAACCAGTGACTTACCTTCAGCGTTGTCTGTGTACTTGTCAAAGTTGTTGATGAAGCGTTCGGCTAGATCTTTTGCTTTGCTTTCCCATTGTAGTGGGTCAGTGTACGTGTCGCGTGGGTCAAGAATCGCTGGGTCAACATCGTGTAGCGCTAGTGGCACTTCTAGGTTGAACATAGGGATAACCTTAGTATCAGCCTTGTCGATAGAGCCATCTAGGATTGCGTCGATGATGCCACGAGTATCTTGAATAGAGATACGCTTGCCTGTGCCGTTCCAACCTGTGTTCACTAGGTAAGCTTCAGCGCCAGCTGCTTCCATACGCTTCACGAGCACTTCAGCGTACTGAGTTGGGTGAAGAGTAAGGAACGCCGCACCAAATGCCGCAGAGAATGTTGGTGTTGGCTCAGTAATACCACGCTCAGTACCTGCTAGTTTCGCAGTGAAGCCAGATAGGAAGTGGTACTTCGTTTGCTCTGGAGTCAGTTTAGAAACTGGTGGTAGTACACCGAATGCATCAGCAGTCAGGAAGATAACTTTTTGAGCATGGCCTGCTTTTGATACTGGTTTAACGATGTTATCGATGTGGTGAATCGGGTAAGAAACACGAGTGTTCTCAGTTTTTGAACCGTCATCAAAGTCGATAGAACCATCACCACGAACTGTTACGTTTTCTAGTAGTGCATCGCGACGGATTGCATTGTAGATTTCTGGTTCTGCTTCTTTAGATAGGCGAATGGTTTTCGCGTAACAGCCACCTTCAAAGTTGAAGATACCGTCGTTGTCCCAACCGTGCTCATCATCACCGATTAGCTCACGCTTAGGATCGGTAGATAGGGTTGTTTTACCTGTACCAGATAGACCGAAGAAGATGGCTACATCGCCTTTTTCGCCTACGTTTGCACTACAGTGCATTGAAGCAATGCCTTGCAGAGGAAGCAGGTAGTTCATCATTGCGAACATGCCTTTCTTCATCTCACCGCCGTACCAAGTACCACCGATGATTTGAACGCGCTCTGTTAGGTTGAAAGCAACGAAGTTTTCAGAGTTCAGACCCTGTTTTTCCCAATTAGGGTTGGTTGTTTTAGCACCGTTCATTACCACGAAGTCTGGTTCGAACGTTGCTAGCTCTTCGTCTGTTGGACGAATGAACATGTTCTTAACGAAGTGCGCTTGCCACGCTACTTCAGTGATAATACGTACACTTAAGCGCGTATCAGGGTTAGCACCACAATAACCGTCGATGACAAACAGGCGCTTGCCAGATAGCTGAGTTGTCACAAGCTCTTTCAGCTCATTCCATACTTCAGTTGTAATCGGTTTGTTGTCATTTTTGCCTTGATCTGACCACCACATGGTATCGCGCGTGGTGTCATCTTTAACAATGTACTTATCTTTTGGTGAGCGGCCAGTAAAGATACCAGTGTCTACCGCAACAGAGCCTAGTTCCGTTACTACGCCTTTTTCGTAGCCTTCCAAACCTGGCAGTGTTTCTTCAACGAATAACTGCTCGTAGCTAGGATTACGAAGAACTTCAGTAACGCCAGTCAGTCCGTGCTTAGTTAGATCAATTTGTGCAGCCTTTGTATGTTCCATAACGGTCATAGGTGCTCCTTGTAGGATATTTTGTAGGGATTTTGTATTAATTTTTTATTGTTATCTGCTCACCATGCTAGCAACGAGACTCGGGGGAAACAGGGATACAGCTCAAAAAATATCCATATTAACCATGGGGTTTTAAGTGTCTCGTCACATATTGGCCTAACTAGTCTATCCTGTACGCAAACCTTTGCGCTAGGGGCGAGAACATTATTAATTGATTAAAATTAAGCGGTGATTTTATTACGAGATGTTACGGAGTTTGCGCTATTTTGATCACAAAAAAGGCCAGCTTAGTGCTGACCTTTTTGGGGTAAATTACGTGTTTTAGGTACGCCGTAAATTAATGAACCGTATTGCTGCCTTTATCTGCTGCTTCTGCGTACAGTGCGTCAACATCGTTCTTGTCGAACGAGTAGTTTGTGCCACAATAATCACAGTGCAGACCAACGCTTCCTTCGGTACTTAGGATGTCGTAGATCTCTTCTTGAGCAACAGTAATGATTGCTGCTGCACTTCGATCACGTGAACAGCCACAGAAGAATTCAACCGGTTGTGGGGTAAATACCTGAACCTTCTCTTGGTTGTATAGACGGTATAACAGGTCGTTCGCTTCTAGAGAGAACAACTCTTCATTTTTTACGGTGTCAGTTAACTGCTCTAGGTGTTCGAAGTCGTCTGGTGTGCCAGTGCCGTCAGGCATAACTTGCAGCAACATACCTGCAGCGTGCGCTTTGCCTTCATGCTCGCCAGTACGTAGCCATAGACGAGTCTTAAGCTGCTCAGAGTTTGCGAAGTAACCTTCAAGTACTTCAGCTAGTGTGTCGCCTTCAAGACCAACTATACCTTGGTAGCGCTCACCTTTCTTAGGATCGATAGTGATCACTAGGTGACCTTTACCCATTAGGTCGTGTAGACCTGCGTCATCTGCGATATCGCCTTCAAAACGAGCAACACCACGGATCTTCTGATCGTGGTCGCCATTGATAACTGCTAGAGATACTGGGCCGTCACCTTGCAATTGCATCGTGATAGAACCTTCAAACTTTAAGGTCGCAGTTAATAGCGTTGTTGATACCAATAGCTCGCCCAGTAGTTTTTGCACTGGTGCTGGGTATTCCTTGCTAGAAATAATCTGTTGGTACGCTTCATCCATTTGTACCAATTCACCACGTACTGATAGGTCTTCAAATAGGTAGCGATTTAAAACATTACTTGTAGACATTGGGTCTGCCATTTGGCTATTCCTTCTAGCTTATTGAGTCTTGAACTTAATGATGTCACGACGTTGCTTCTTATCAGGGCGACGCTCTGGAGCTGGGTTATGAGCATTCAGTTTACGCTGTGTCGCAAACTCTTCTCTTTTTGCCAAGCTCTCGGTGGTTTCTTCATAGAGGGTTTGAGCGATTGGAGCTCCACCACGATGAGCAGAGATTTTCTCGATAGTCACCGTCTTTTCTTCATTACCTTGGCGCAGTGTAATCACAGCCCCAAGTTCGACAATTTTACTTGGCTTGCTGCGCTGACCATTATAGTGGACTTTGCCACCATCGACCATGTTACGAGCAATGGACCGAGTTTTGTAAAAGCGTGCTGCCCACAACCATTTATCGAGTCTGACAGCTTCATTAGCAGTTTTCATATAGGGCAGTGCCTTATTTAGTAAGAAATGAATGCGGTTTAACTGTTATTCACAGCATGCAACTTATGTTGTTTGATGACGCTTATCACACTTAGTAGAAGCTTATGTGGAGGCGATTGGCTTTTTTTTCAAGGAAGATTACAAAATAGCTCAGGTAATGCCGATTTATAGATTTGCTATGATATAGTTCAGGATCTTATGCTTTTAATAAGCAGGAACAGAATGTATGAACAAAAAAGCTGATAGTTTAGTAGGTTACAGCTTTATTCGTTATAGAAAGGGTTAGGAAACGTGAACTTTTTAGAGCTCAAACTTCGCATGGATAACTCTCCGGTGCTGAGCCGATTTTTAGAGAATGGATTTTTACTCCAGCAGAAACTGAGCCTTGTTCTTTGTTGTGTGTTAATCGCAGCTTCCGCATGGATTTTAGGACAGCTTGCATGGTTTATCGAACCTGCCGAGCAAACCGTCGTGCCTTGGAAAGCAACCGCTTCATCGTCTTCTGCTCCTCAATCGACTCTTGATATCTCCTCTTTGCAACAGAGCAACCTTTTTGGTGCCTATAACCCAACCACGGCTCCTGTGGTTGAGCAACAAGTTATCCAAGACGCACCAAAGACACGATTGAATCTGGTTTTGGTGGGTGCGGTTGCTAGCTCTAACCCCAAATTAAGCTTAGCCGTGATTGCGAATCGCGGTACACAAGCAACCTACGGCATTAATGAAGAGATCGAAGGCACACGAGCTAAGTTAAAAGCGGTATTAGTCGATCGCGTGATTATTGATAACTCAGGTCGAGACGAAACCTTGATGCTTGAAGGCATTGAATACAAGCGTCTGGCTGTTTCAGAGCCTGCGTCACCTCGAGCCTCTTCTTCGGTTCGTGGTAATAACCCGGCTTCTGCAGAAGAGAAGCTTGATGAAATTAAAGCGAAGATAATGAAAGATCCGCAACAAATCTTCCAATATGTTCGACTGTCTCAGGTGAAGCGCGACGATAGTGTTATTGGTTATCGTGTGAGCCCTGGCAAAGATTCAGAACTTTTTAACTCAGTGGGGCTCCAAAACGGAGATATTGCTACTCAGTTAAATGGACAAGACCTGACAGACCCAGCCGCTATGGGCAACATATTCCGTTCTATCTCAGAGCTGACAGAGTTAAATCTCGTCGTCGAGAGAGATGGTCAACAACATGAAGTGTTTATTGAATTTTAAAACTTTGCGTCTAACGAAGGACGAAAGTGTAGGAGAAGTACGTGAAGCATTGGTTTAAGAAAAGTGCATGGTTATTGGCAGGAAGCTTGATCTGCACACCCGCAGCCATCGCGAGTGATTTTAGTGCCAGCTTTAAAGGTACTGATATCCAAGAGTTTATTAATATTGTTGGTCGTAATCTAGAGAAGACGATCATCGTTGATCCATCGGTGCGCGGAAAAATCGATGTACGCAGCTACGACGTATTGAATGAAGAGCAATATTACAGTTTCTTCTTAAACGTATTAGAGGTGTATGGCTACGCGGTCGTTGAAATGGACTCGGGTGTTCTTAAGATCATCAAAGCCAAAGACTCTAAAACCTCGGCAATTCCCGTTGTCGGTGACCGTGATTCGATCACTGGCGACAGTGTAGTCACGCGTGTTGTGACGGTACGTAATGTCTCGGTTCGTGAGCTTTCTCCTTTGCTTCGTCAATTGAACGACAATGCAGGTGCGGGTAACGTTGTGCACTACGACCCTGCCAACATCATTCTTATTACCGGCCGAGCGGCGGTGGTAAACCGTTTAGCGGAAATCATCAAGCGTGTTGACCAAGCAGGTGATAAAGAGATTGAAGTCGTTGAGCTAAAAAATGCCTCAGCAGCAGAGATGGTACGCATTGTTGATGCGTTGAATAAAACCACAGATGCGAAGAATACGCCTGCATTCCTACAGCCTAAACTGGTTGCCGATGAGCGTACCAATGCGATTCTGATTTCTGGTGACCCTAAAGTTCGTAGTCGTCTAAGAAAGCTTATCGAGCAGCTTGATGTCGAAATGGCAACTAAGGGTAACAACCAAGTTATCTATCTTAAATACGCAAAAGCCGAAGATTTGGTCGATGTGCTGAAAGGCGTGTCGGACAACCTACAATCAGAGAAGCAGTCATCAACCAAAGGCAGCTCATCGCAGCGTAACCAAGTGATGATCTCTGCACACAGTGATACTAACTCTCTAGTTATTACCGCGCAGCCTGACATCATGAACGCTCTGCAAGACGTGATCGCTCAGCTGGATATTCGTCGTGCTCAAGTATTGATTGAAGCCTTGATCGTTGAAATGGCAGAAGGCGATGGCGTTAATCTTGGTGTGCAATGGGGTAACCTAGAAACGGGTGCAATGATCCAGTACAGCAACACTGGTGCGTCGATTGGTGGCGTAATGGTCGGTCTAGAAGAAGCAAAAGATACAGAAACGACAACCGCTGTGTACGATGAAAATGGTAAGTTCGTACGAAACGAAACCACCACTGAACAAGGGGACTATTCAACATTAGCCTCTGCACTTTCAGGTGTTAACGGTGCAGCCATGAGCGTGGTGATGGGTGATTGGACAGCCTTGATCAGTGCGGTAGCCACCGATTCCAACTCAAACATCCTATCTTCTCCAAGTATTACCGTGATGGACAATGGCGAAGCGTCGTTCATTGTAGGTGAAGAGGTTCCGGTTCTAACAGGCTCGACGGCGGGTTCAAGTAACGATAACCCATTCCAAACGGTTGAACGTAAAGAAGTCGGTATAAAGCTGAAGGTTGTGCCACAGATCAACGAAGGTGATTCAGTTCAGTTGAATATTGAACAAGAAGTGTCGAACGTATTGGGCGCGAACGGCGCGGTAGATGTACGTTTTGCTAAGCGTCAACTGAACACCTCTGTGATTGTTCAAGATGGCCAAATGCTGGTGCTGGGTGGTTTGATTGATGAACGTGCGCTAGAGAGCGAATCTAAGGTGCCATTCTTGGGTGATATTCCTGTTCTTGGGCACCTGTTCAAGTCAACCAGTACTCAGGTTGAGAAAAAGAATCTAATGGTATTCATTAAGCCAACCATCATCCGTGATGGCATGACAGCCGATGGTATCACTCAGCGTAAATACAACTTCATCCGAGCAGAGCAGCTGTATAAGGCAGAGCAAGGTTTGAAATTACTCGATGACGATAACATCCCAGTATTGCCTAAATTTGGTGCAGACATGAATCACCCGGCTGAAATCCAAGCCTTCATTGATCAAATGGAAACAGAATAATGGCTGAATTGGTAGGGGCGGCACGTACTTATCAGCGCTTGCCGTTTAGCTTTGCGAATCGCTACAAGATGGTGTTGGAATATCAGCATCCAGAGCGTCCGCCGGCACTTTATTATGTAGAGCCTCTAAAATCGGCGGCGATCATTGAAGTAAGCCGTGTGGTGAAAAATGGCTTTACGCCACAAGCGATCAGCGCAGACGAATTTGATAAAAAATTGACCGATGCGTATCAGCGTGACTCGTCGGAAGCTCGTCAGCTAATGGAAGACATTGGTGCTGACAACGACGACTTCTTCTCGCTAGCAGAAGAGTTGCCACAAGATGAAGACTTACTTGAATCGGAAGACGATGCACCAATCATCAAGCTAATTAACGCGATGTTGGGTGAGGCGATCAAAGAGGGTGCTTCAGATATTCATATCGAAACCTTTGAGAAATCACTGTCTATCCGTTTCCGTATTGATGGTGTGTTGCGTGATGTTCTTGCGCCGAGCCGTAAACTGGCTCCGCTGTTGGTGTCACGTGTCAAGGTTATGGCTAAGCTAGATATTGCGGAAAAACGCGTGCCACAAGATGGTCGTATTTCTCTGCGTATCGGTGGTCGAGCGGTCGATGTTCGTGTTTCAACCATGCCGTCTTCGCACGGTGAGCGTGTGGTAATGCGTCTGTTGGACAAGAACGCGACTCGTCTAGACCTGCACAGTTTAGGCATGACGGCAGAGAACCACGAAAACTTCCGAAAACTTATTCAGCGCCCACACGGTATCATCTTGGTTACTGGTCCTACGGGTTCTGGTAAATCAACGACCTTGTACGCTGGCCTGCAAGAGCTCAACAGTAATGAGCGAAATATTCTAACCGTTGAAGACCCAATCGAATTCGATATCGATGGCATTGGCCAAACACAAGTGAACCCTAAGGTTGATATGACCTTTGCGCGTGGTTTACGTGCCATTCTTCGTCAAGACCCGGATGTGGTAATGATTGGTGAGATACGTGACTTAGAGACCGCTGAGATCGCTGTTCAAGCCTCTTTGACCGGTCACTTGGTAATGTCGACCCTTCACACCAATACGGCAATCGGTGCGATTACACGTCTACGTGATATGGGCATCGAACCCTTCTTGATTTCTTCTTCACTGCTGGGTGTTTTGGCTCAGCGCTTGGTTCGCACCCTGTGTAACGACTGTAAAGAACCTTACGAAGCGGATAAAGAGCAGAAGAAGCTGTTTGGGTTGAAGAAGAAAGACAGCCTTACGCTTTACCATGCCAAAGGGTGTGAAAACTGCAGTCACAAAGGCTATCGAGGCCGTACCGGTATTCATGAACTCCTGATGATTGACGACTCGGTGCAAGAGCTTATTCACAGTGAAGCTGGCGAACAGGCGATTGAGAAAGCAATTCGTGGCACAACCCCAAGTATTCGAGATGATGGCTTGAGCAAAGTTCTGAAAGGGGTAACGTCCTTAGAAGAAGTGATGCGTGTGACCAAGGAAGTCTAGTATGGCGGCATTTGAATACAAAGCATTGGATGCCAAAGGTAAGAGCAAAAAAGGCTCTATTGAAGCGGATAACGCTCGTCAGGCTCGCCAACGCTTGAAAGAACAAGGCTTGATGCCGGTTGAGATGACTGAAGCCAAGGCTAAAACTGCGAAAGGTGCTCAGCCCTCGACCAGCTTTAAGCGTGGTATCAGTACACCTGATCTTGCTTTAATTACTCGACAAATATCCACGCTCGTTCAGTCTGGCATGCCGCTAGAAGAGTGTCTGAAGGCCGTGGCGGAACAATCTGAAAAGCCACGCATTCGAACCATGCTACTGGCGGTTCGTTCGAAGGTAACGGAAGGTTATTCGCTAGCGGATAGCTTGGCTGATTACCCACACATCTTCGATGAACTGTTTAGAGCCATGGTTGCGGCTGGTGAGAAATCTGGTCACTTAGATGCGGTATTGGAGCGGTTGGCCGATTATGCAGAAAACCGCCAGAAGATGCGCTCTAAGCTGCTACAAGCGATGATCTACCCTGTGGTGCTGGTGGTGTTTGCGGTGACGATTGTTTCGTTCCTGTTGGCAACCGTGGTACCTAAGATTGTCGAGCCTATTATCCAAATGGGCCAAGAGCTTCCTCAATCGACACAATTTTTATTGGCATCAAGTGAATTTATCCAGAATTGGGGTATCCAATTACTGTTGTTGATCATTGGTGTGATTGTGTTGATTAAGACCGCGCTGAAAAAACCGGGCGTTCGCATGAGTTGGGATCGCAAGCTATTAAGCATTCCACTGATCGGCAAAATAGCAAAAGGGATTAATACCTCTCGTTTTGCTCGAACACTCTCTATCTGTACCTCGAGTGCGATTCCTATCCTTGAAGGGATGAAGGTTGCGGTTGATGTAATGTCGAATCACCATGTGAAGCAACAAGTATTACAGGCATCAGACAGTGTTAGAGAAGGGGCAAGCCTGCGTAAAGCGCTCGATCAAACCAAACTCTTCCCTCCAATGATGCTGCATATGATCGCCAGTGGTGAGCAGAGTGGTCAGTTAGAACAAATGCTGACAAGAGCGGCGGACAACCAAGACCAAAGCTTTGAATCGACCGTGAATATCGCGCTAGGTATTTTCA includes:
- the gspC gene encoding type II secretion system protein GspC, yielding MDNSPVLSRFLENGFLLQQKLSLVLCCVLIAASAWILGQLAWFIEPAEQTVVPWKATASSSSAPQSTLDISSLQQSNLFGAYNPTTAPVVEQQVIQDAPKTRLNLVLVGAVASSNPKLSLAVIANRGTQATYGINEEIEGTRAKLKAVLVDRVIIDNSGRDETLMLEGIEYKRLAVSEPASPRASSSVRGNNPASAEEKLDEIKAKIMKDPQQIFQYVRLSQVKRDDSVIGYRVSPGKDSELFNSVGLQNGDIATQLNGQDLTDPAAMGNIFRSISELTELNLVVERDGQQHEVFIEF
- the pckA gene encoding phosphoenolpyruvate carboxykinase (ATP), producing MTVMEHTKAAQIDLTKHGLTGVTEVLRNPSYEQLFVEETLPGLEGYEKGVVTELGSVAVDTGIFTGRSPKDKYIVKDDTTRDTMWWSDQGKNDNKPITTEVWNELKELVTTQLSGKRLFVIDGYCGANPDTRLSVRIITEVAWQAHFVKNMFIRPTDEELATFEPDFVVMNGAKTTNPNWEKQGLNSENFVAFNLTERVQIIGGTWYGGEMKKGMFAMMNYLLPLQGIASMHCSANVGEKGDVAIFFGLSGTGKTTLSTDPKRELIGDDEHGWDNDGIFNFEGGCYAKTIRLSKEAEPEIYNAIRRDALLENVTVRGDGSIDFDDGSKTENTRVSYPIHHIDNIVKPVSKAGHAQKVIFLTADAFGVLPPVSKLTPEQTKYHFLSGFTAKLAGTERGITEPTPTFSAAFGAAFLTLHPTQYAEVLVKRMEAAGAEAYLVNTGWNGTGKRISIQDTRGIIDAILDGSIDKADTKVIPMFNLEVPLALHDVDPAILDPRDTYTDPLQWESKAKDLAERFINNFDKYTDNAEGKSLVAAGPQLD
- the hslR gene encoding ribosome-associated heat shock protein Hsp15 — translated: MKTANEAVRLDKWLWAARFYKTRSIARNMVDGGKVHYNGQRSKPSKIVELGAVITLRQGNEEKTVTIEKISAHRGGAPIAQTLYEETTESLAKREEFATQRKLNAHNPAPERRPDKKQRRDIIKFKTQ
- the gspD gene encoding type II secretion system secretin GspD is translated as MKHWFKKSAWLLAGSLICTPAAIASDFSASFKGTDIQEFINIVGRNLEKTIIVDPSVRGKIDVRSYDVLNEEQYYSFFLNVLEVYGYAVVEMDSGVLKIIKAKDSKTSAIPVVGDRDSITGDSVVTRVVTVRNVSVRELSPLLRQLNDNAGAGNVVHYDPANIILITGRAAVVNRLAEIIKRVDQAGDKEIEVVELKNASAAEMVRIVDALNKTTDAKNTPAFLQPKLVADERTNAILISGDPKVRSRLRKLIEQLDVEMATKGNNQVIYLKYAKAEDLVDVLKGVSDNLQSEKQSSTKGSSSQRNQVMISAHSDTNSLVITAQPDIMNALQDVIAQLDIRRAQVLIEALIVEMAEGDGVNLGVQWGNLETGAMIQYSNTGASIGGVMVGLEEAKDTETTTAVYDENGKFVRNETTTEQGDYSTLASALSGVNGAAMSVVMGDWTALISAVATDSNSNILSSPSITVMDNGEASFIVGEEVPVLTGSTAGSSNDNPFQTVERKEVGIKLKVVPQINEGDSVQLNIEQEVSNVLGANGAVDVRFAKRQLNTSVIVQDGQMLVLGGLIDERALESESKVPFLGDIPVLGHLFKSTSTQVEKKNLMVFIKPTIIRDGMTADGITQRKYNFIRAEQLYKAEQGLKLLDDDNIPVLPKFGADMNHPAEIQAFIDQMETE
- the gspF gene encoding type II secretion system inner membrane protein GspF, with protein sequence MAAFEYKALDAKGKSKKGSIEADNARQARQRLKEQGLMPVEMTEAKAKTAKGAQPSTSFKRGISTPDLALITRQISTLVQSGMPLEECLKAVAEQSEKPRIRTMLLAVRSKVTEGYSLADSLADYPHIFDELFRAMVAAGEKSGHLDAVLERLADYAENRQKMRSKLLQAMIYPVVLVVFAVTIVSFLLATVVPKIVEPIIQMGQELPQSTQFLLASSEFIQNWGIQLLLLIIGVIVLIKTALKKPGVRMSWDRKLLSIPLIGKIAKGINTSRFARTLSICTSSAIPILEGMKVAVDVMSNHHVKQQVLQASDSVREGASLRKALDQTKLFPPMMLHMIASGEQSGQLEQMLTRAADNQDQSFESTVNIALGIFTPALIALMAGLVLFIVMATLMPMLEMNNLMSG
- the hslO gene encoding Hsp33 family molecular chaperone HslO, with translation MADPMSTSNVLNRYLFEDLSVRGELVQMDEAYQQIISSKEYPAPVQKLLGELLVSTTLLTATLKFEGSITMQLQGDGPVSLAVINGDHDQKIRGVARFEGDIADDAGLHDLMGKGHLVITIDPKKGERYQGIVGLEGDTLAEVLEGYFANSEQLKTRLWLRTGEHEGKAHAAGMLLQVMPDGTGTPDDFEHLEQLTDTVKNEELFSLEANDLLYRLYNQEKVQVFTPQPVEFFCGCSRDRSAAAIITVAQEEIYDILSTEGSVGLHCDYCGTNYSFDKNDVDALYAEAADKGSNTVH
- the gspE gene encoding type II secretion system ATPase GspE is translated as MAELVGAARTYQRLPFSFANRYKMVLEYQHPERPPALYYVEPLKSAAIIEVSRVVKNGFTPQAISADEFDKKLTDAYQRDSSEARQLMEDIGADNDDFFSLAEELPQDEDLLESEDDAPIIKLINAMLGEAIKEGASDIHIETFEKSLSIRFRIDGVLRDVLAPSRKLAPLLVSRVKVMAKLDIAEKRVPQDGRISLRIGGRAVDVRVSTMPSSHGERVVMRLLDKNATRLDLHSLGMTAENHENFRKLIQRPHGIILVTGPTGSGKSTTLYAGLQELNSNERNILTVEDPIEFDIDGIGQTQVNPKVDMTFARGLRAILRQDPDVVMIGEIRDLETAEIAVQASLTGHLVMSTLHTNTAIGAITRLRDMGIEPFLISSSLLGVLAQRLVRTLCNDCKEPYEADKEQKKLFGLKKKDSLTLYHAKGCENCSHKGYRGRTGIHELLMIDDSVQELIHSEAGEQAIEKAIRGTTPSIRDDGLSKVLKGVTSLEEVMRVTKEV